Proteins encoded in a region of the Rutidosis leptorrhynchoides isolate AG116_Rl617_1_P2 chromosome 9, CSIRO_AGI_Rlap_v1, whole genome shotgun sequence genome:
- the LOC139866302 gene encoding 70 kDa peptidyl-prolyl isomerase-like isoform X7: MTKGEKVDLNVQPQYALGDVVTSLPNVHSPVPPNSVLRVDLELLSFKTVIDITNDLKVVKKIVREGEGALTADEGSFVTIRYRAMLEDGTVYERKGYDGESSLNFITDEEQVITGLDRAVATMKKGEQAIVTINHEYGYGNEEVKCDLSVIPPFSSLIYEVEMIDFVKEKAAWEMDNHEKIEAATKKKEEGNVLFKNGKYRRAAKKYDKAVDYLNEEGQFGDDDKKVVKSLRVTCWLNGAACSLKLNDCKEAIKLCSMVLDAESYNVKALYRRAQAYMESYDLQLAELDIKKALEADPQNREVKSIQKTLRQLQAESKERDAKLYTNMFSRMAKDCSIGTKKPKLANTDKDKNDDVMEMELEKVVTTKGTRESEMVVDSC; encoded by the exons ATGACAAAGGGAGAGAAAGTTGATCTAAATGTTCAACCACAAT ATGCCTTAGGTGATGTGGTTACTTCACTACCCAATGTGCATTCTCCTGTTCCACCAAATTCCGTGTTGCGTGTTGATTTGGAATTGCTATCATTTAAGACTGTAATTGATATAACAAATGATTTAAAAGTGGTGAAGAAAATAGTAAGAGAGGGTGAAGGTGCTCTGACTGCAGATGAAGGTTCTTTCGTTACTA TCCGGTATAGAGCTATGTTAGAAGATGGAACTGTATACGAGAGGAAGGGTTATGATGGAGAGTCTTCATTAAACTTCATAACGGATGAAG AACAAGTGATTACTGGCTTAGACCGAGCAGTGGCAACAATGAAGAAAGGCGAACAAGCAATAGTGACCATTAACCACGAATATGGATATGGAAACGAAGAAGTCAAGTGTGATCTGTCTGTAATTCCTCCATTTTCTTCTTTGATATATGAAGTTGAAATGATTGATTTCGTCaag GAAAAGGCTGCATGGGAGATGGATAATCATGAGAAAATCGAGGCAGCTACAAAGAAGAAAGAAGAAGGAAATGTACTGTTTAAAAACGGTAAATATCGAAGAGCAGCTAAAAAGTATGACAAG GCAGTTGATTATCTTAATGAAGAAGGGCAATTTGGGGATGATGATAAAAAGGTTGTCAAGTCGTTAAGAGTTACATGTTGGTTAAATGGTGCAGCTTGTAGCCTCAAACTTAATGACTGCAAGGAAGCAATCAAACTATGTTCAATG GTGTTGGACGCTGAATCTTACAATGTGAAAGCTTTGTACAGACGAGCTCAAGCGTATATGGAAAGTTATGATTTGCAATTGGCCGAATTAGACATAAAAAAGGCCTTGGAGGCCGATCCACAGAACAG GGAGGTAAAATCGATTCAAAAAACATTAAGGCAACTTCAAGCTGAGAGTAAGGAAAGAGATGCAAAGCTCTATACAAATATGTTTTCACGAATGGCTAAAGATTGTTCCATCGGGACAAAG AAACCGAAGCTAGCGAACACAGACAAGGataaaaatgatgatgttatggaaATGGAATTGGAGAAAGTTGTAACTACTAAAGGCACACGCGAGAGTGAAATGGTTGTCGATTCATGTTAA